In Molothrus aeneus isolate 106 chromosome 13, BPBGC_Maene_1.0, whole genome shotgun sequence, a genomic segment contains:
- the CCNB2 gene encoding G2/mitotic-specific cyclin-B2 → MALPVTRRAPITRGMENAVSDLRSKAKTHVTGKRAALEEIGNKVATRGTHISKKTECPKASIKAVKGPSKVTNGIVLPKAPAAVNQANKETDVPKVLSPVPMDVSMQEEDLCQAFSDVLLNNVEDIDAEDWENPQLCSDYVKDIYLYLRELELQQSVRPHYLDGRTINGRMRAILVDWLVQVHSRFRLLQETLYMCVAIMDRFLQNHPVPRKKLQLVGVTALLVASKYEEILSPDIADFVYITDNAYTSNEIREMEMIILKELNFDLGRPLPIHFLRRASKAGEADAKQHTLAKYLMELTLIDYDMVHHRPSEIAAAALCLSQRTLGHTKWGTKQQYYTGYAEDGLVMTMKHMAKNVVKVNEKLTKYTAIKNKYASSKLLTISTIPQLNSEIIKDLAASLL, encoded by the exons ATGGCGCTGCCGGTGACGCGCCGTGCCCCT ATCACTAGAGGGATGGAGAATGCTGTGTCTGACCTTAGAAGTAAAGCGAAAACTCATGTGACTGGCAAAAGGGCTGCTTTGGAAGAAATAGGAAATAAAGTTGCAACAAGAGGAACACACATATCTAAG AAAACAGAATGCCCCAAAGCATCTATAAAGGCTGTGAAAGGACCTAGCAAGGTGACAAATGGAATTGTACTGCCTAAAGCTCCAGCTGCTGTAAatcaagcaaacaaagaaactgATGTTCCAAAG GTTCTGTCTCCTGTCCCTATGGATGTATCCATGCAGGAGGAGGATTTGTGTCAGGCCTTCTCTGATGTGCTGCTCAACAACGTAGAAGACATCGATGCAGAGGACTGGGAGAACCCCCAGCTGTGTAGTGACTACGTGAAAGACATCTACCTGTACCTGAGGGAGCTCGAG ctgcagcagtctGTCCGTCCGCACTACCTGGACGGGAGGACGATCAACGGGCGCATGCGCGCCATCCTGGTGGACTGGCTCGTGCAGGTGCACTCGAGGTTCCGCCTGCTGCAGGAGACCCTGTACATGTGTGTGGCCATCATGGATCGCTTCCTGCAG AATCACCCAGTACCTCGCAAGAAGCTTCAGCTGGTGGGCGTAACGGCGCTGCTTGTAGCTTCAAAATATGAAGAGATCTTGTCTCCTGATATAGCAGACTTTGTTTATATTACTGACAATGCCTACACCAGTAATGAAAttagagaaatggaaatgattaTTCTTAAAGAATTAAACTTTGACCTGGGGCGACCTCTTCCAATTCACTTCTTAAGAAGAGCATCAAAAGCTGGGGAG GCCGATGCCAAGCAACACACTCTGGCAAAATACCTGATGGAGCTGACCCTGATAGACTATGACATGGTGCACCACCGGCCCTCAGagattgcagctgctgccctgtgcctgtcTCAGAGGACTCTGGGACACACCAAATGG GGTACAAAGCAGCAGTACTACACTGGCTATGCAGAAGACGGCCTTGTGATGACCATGAAACATATGGCCAAGAATGTAGTCAAAGTGAACGAGAAGTTAACAAAATACACT GCTATCAAGAACAAGTATGCAAGCAGCAAACTACTGACCATCAGCACCATCCCTCAGCTGAACAGTGAGATCATCAAGGATCTGGCTGCATCACTGCTGTGa